Below is a window of Deinococcus fonticola DNA.
CGCTGTTCGCCAACGCCATTCTGAACATCCACACCGGCGCGAGCGTCAGTACGCTGTTTACCTGAAAACCCTCGTCGGTGGAAGCAGGCCCCAGCCACGTTGCCGGGGCCTGCTTTCTCTTTTGGCGGGCCAGCACCGGTCGCCTTGTATCCAGAAAAAAGCTTCAGCAGGACTTTACCCTTCGGGGCCTTTCATCCAGGCGAGCCTCGTAGCGGATTAGGGTTGTGGGGTCGTCCTTTGCCCTACCTGTGAACCTGGTCCCGGACAGCCGGTTTCCTCACCCGCTCAAGGAGAGTTCCTATGGACACCATCTCAGCCATGCTGCAAACCCACCCGAACCCCGGCCGTTTCGATCTCTCTGCGCTGGCCGCCTGCCTCAGCGCCTGCCTGGAGTGCCTGGGGTGCTGCACGCTGTGCGCCGACGCCTGCCTGAATGAGGAGGAGCACCTGGCCCACCTGACCAAATGCATCACCCTGAACGGCCAGTGCGCGGACGTGTGTGCCGCGACCGCTGGCGTGCTGGCCCGCGCCGCGCAGGGAGACGATGAGGTGATTCGCGCGCAGCTACAGGCCTGTGTGGCCGCCTGCCGGGCGTGTGCCCAGGAATGCGAAGCCCACGCGCAGATGGGCATGCCGCACTGCCAGGTCTGCGCCGAATGCTGCCGCCGCTGCGAAAGCGCCTGTCAGCGCCTGCTGGCCTGAACCGCGCCTGGCCCCTGCACCCGTCAGAATTCGCTGAAAATCAGCAGGCTGCCTTTGCTGGAGCCGATCTTCGGCAGAACGCTCAGGATGTAGGCGTCCGTGCCGTTGCTGGTGAACGACGCGCTGTCCTTGACCCAGGTGTCGGTCTGTTTCCAGCCCTTCCAGCCGCTCAGTTTTTTCTGCGTGACCCGGCGCTCGGCACTGCCGGTGGCGCAGCGGGTCGAGGCGTTGCCCAGTTTGCCGGGACAGGGAACAACCTTGAGCCGCGCCGCCTTCACCGCACTTTGAAAGACGAAGGCGGCGCGGCCACTCAGGGCGCCGGCGGGGGCGCTCAGCAGCAGCGCGGCCAGCAGCGAAGTGAGGTGGTTTTTCATGCGTTACTTGCCTCCCAGCGTGGTTTTCGGTACAAAAACGATGGCGTTGGGCACGTTCTGGCTCCAGATGCCGTTCAGGTAGCCGCCCAGCGTGCCGTAGCCGCTGCTCAGGTACGCACCCGCGCTGCTGCCGCTGTCCAGGCGCACGGCGTCGCGCACGCCCACGCCGGCCAGCGCGGCGGCGAACGCCTCGGGCGTGCCGTACTCGAAGAAAGCGATGGTGGGCCGCCCCTGAAAGGTGCCCAGCGCCACCTGCTTGGTGGGCCGCCAGATGCTGGCGTTCGTGTTGAAGTTCTCGCGGGCCGGGTCGAGCGCCACCTTGCCGCCCGACACCAGCAGCGGCCCGGCGCTGAGGGCCTCCTGCGCGGCCTCCCATGGGGCATCGCTGCTGCGCCACACCAGCTCCACTTTCAGGGCCTGTCCGGCGGCGCGCGGAAGCTGCGGAAAGCGCGCCGGGTCGAACGTCAGCGAGAGCGTCCCGGCGGGCGGCACCACCCGGCCGGTCACGGCGCTCTGAATGGTTTCGCCGTTCAGCGGCACATAGAGGGTCGTCAGGTCGTCGGCGCCCACCGCCGTGCGGCCATCGCCCACGAAGGCGGTCAGCAGGTCGCGGCGCACCCTGGCCCCCACGACGTTCACCAGCAGCGAACTGAAATTCCCGCGCAGCACGTACCGCGGTTTGGGGTAACCGAACATCGCCTCGCCCGCCGGGGTGAACCCGACCGTGGCGCGGCGTTCCAGGCTGGAAGCGGTCATCAGGCCGCCCGACACCACCAGATCGACCGGCAGGGCGCTGGCCGGGTCGAAGTACCCGCCATTTACACCCCCCACCCCGCGCACGCTTTTGACCAGTGAAGCCAGGTCGGCAAAGCGGCCCGCCGGGGCGCTGACCACCCTGGGCTGGTAGCTGGCCGGGTCGAAGCTGAGCAGGTGCAGCAGCCCCCGGTTGAGGTAAGTCACGCCATCCGGCAGGTTCTCGGGGTTGATGGGCGGTGGCACACCGGCGTCCAGCACTGTGGTCGTGTCCACCACCACGCGCGGCGGGTCGTCCAGCGTAAAAATCTCGCTGGTGCCGCCCCCTGTGGTCAGGCTGACCACCGCCCCGCCCACGTCCGGCGTCACCGTAAGGGTATCGCCGGAACTGAGGGCCGAGGTGCTCTCGGACGCGCTGACACCGCCCAGCTTGATGCTCAGGCCACCCTTTTGCCGCTCGATGGTGTGCGCCGTGGCGCGCGACAGTTCCAGTACCACGCGCTGCACCTCCACGTTGCGGTGAATGCTGCGGCTGACCCGCACGGTGTTCAGGTTCGCCAGTGGCTGTTGGGGCTGGGGCTGCGGCGGCTGTGTTTGTGGGGGCTGCGGTTGCGGTGGCTGGCGCGTCGGGGCGGTCACGCCGGGCGTATCGCTGGTCGGTGCCGGCGCAGGAGGTGCCGGAGGAACCGCCACCGGGGCAGAGGGTGCCGGGACGGGTGTCGGCGCAGGCTTCGTGGCGGGCGCGGGTGAGGTGCCTTTCAGCGGGGCCGCCACCGGGGCGCGGGGCGGAACTGGCGTGGGTTTCGCCGCAGCGGTCGCACTGGGTGCAGTCGACACACTCGGTGCGGCGGGCAGGGCGGGAGACGGCCCCAGGGTCTGCACCGGCACCACGGCGGGGGCGGCGAACTCCAGCGTGTTCGCGCTTTCTTTCGTCACCCTTACGCCCAGCGCCTTGAGGGCCACCAGCGGCACGTACAGGCTGCCGTTCAGCGCTTCGGGCGCGGGAAGCGGCGGCGCCCCCCGGAAGCCCACGGCCACCCAGCCTGTCACCGGTGAAAAGCGCAACTCCCGCGCCCCGTACACCAGTCGCGTGTCCAGCGGGTCGTTTCGCACGCTGACGCCCAGGCGCGGCAGTGTCCACACCGCCAGCATCTCCGCGCCGCCCAGCACCCGCGAGTCCACTGCCGCCGCCTGCACCACTGTGCCGATCACCACGTTTCGCGCCAAGCCCGCGCCTGAAAACAGCAGCCCCAGGCCCAGCAAAAACGCCCCACCACGCCAATCCCGCACCTTCACGCGCCCGAGTGTACCCGGAAAGCCCCGGAAGCGCATGAGGTCTTCGCGGCCCAGGGTCACCAGGGACAGCTTCGGCGGAAAAACCTGGAGCCGAGTCCGGCGCCACGGAATGACCTGCCGGTGACCTGGGAAGGCGTTACGCACTCTCCGCTATTCTCGCTGGCATGTCGAATGCCGAGTTTGTCGGACTGGTCAATATGCTGCACGCCACGGCGGAGGCGGCCCTGGGCGATCTGAACGCCGCCACCGCCAGCGCCGCCCGCGACGGGTTACTGCTGGAGGGCCGTGCCCGGCAAACCGCCGAACGCAGCCTGAAACTGCTGACTATGCTCTCCGAGAAGACCCGCGGGAACCTGGATTTCACCGAGGCTGACCTGCTCAGCCAGGCTATTGGCAGCCTGCGCGAACGCCTGAATGCCCTGGGCGGCCACTGAGTGCGGGCCGTCTTGCAGCGCGTGACCCGCGCCACCTGCACCGTCGAAGGACAGCTCAGCGGCGAAACGGGGCCGGGCCTGCTGGTGCTGCTGGGTGTCGCGCCCACCGACACGGCCACCACCGCGCAGCAACTCGCGGCCAAGGTGGCGAAACTGCGTGTTTTTGGCGATGAGCACGGCAAGATGAACCGCTCGCTTCAGGACATCGGCGGGGGGGTGCTCAGCATCAGTCAGTTCACGCTGTTCGGGGACACCAGCCGGGGCAATCGCCCCAGTTTTATCGGCGCGGCCCCGCCTGAACAGGCGCGGGAACTGTACGGCGTGTTCAACACGGCCCTGCGCAACCTGGGGCTGCCCGTCGGAGAAGGGGTTTTTGGCGCCCACATGGTCATCGACCTCACAAACGACGGCCCGGTCACCTTGATACTGGAAACGAACTGACGGTTCCTCTACCCTCAACACGTTTCTCACCTGTCAACTCTATGCTGGCGGGCATGAACCCGCGTTTGCTCGTCCTGGCTGCCACGCTTCTCATGAGTGTAGCGGGGGCCTACACCGTCAAGAAGGGCGACACCCTGTACTCCATTGCCACGGCGAACCGCATCTCGGTGCAGGAACTCAAGCGCCTGAACCAGCTTTCCGGCGACACCATCAGCGTCGGGCAGGTGCTGCGCGTCAGTGCCGGCGACCCCACCACGCCCAGCGCCCCGGCCAGACCGGCTGGCCTGGCCCCCATCATCACGCCCAAACCGAGCACCACCAACACCGGCTTGCCCGAAAAGCGGCTGCCGCCGCCCCTGAGCGCCGCCCAACTCGCCCCCACGCCCGCCGGCACGCACCTGGACGGCGTGGACGTCAGCGTCCCGGCCAGCCTGACGATGGGGCAGGCCTTCATCATGCGCCTGAGTGGGCCGAACGCCGGGAACGTCACGGTCAGCTTCCCCAGTGAGGTCGGCGAGGACGTCCGTGAACCCAACGAACGCCTGAAGCCCATCGGCGCGGCGGGCGAGTACCGCATTCTGGGCCGCGTGGTGCTGGGCAAAACCACACCGCTGGTGTACGAGGTGAAGCTGGGCGACCAGCTGGTACGCGGACGCATTCCGGTCACGGATCTGAACCAGTCGGTTCAGCACCTGAACCTGCCACCCAAGATCAGTGGCGTTCTGCAAGACCCCGGACGCACCGCCGAGGAGCAGCTGGTCGAGGCCGCCTACGCCCGGCGCACCCCGCAGCACTGGTTCAAGCCCTTTGCCCCGGCGCTGAACACCAGGGCGGTCAGCAGCAGTTTCGGGCAACCCCGCACCTACGTGGCGGGCGGCCCCGTCAGTTACCACTACGGTCTGGACTACCCCGCGCCCAGCGGCACGCCCGTGCTGGCCGTGAACGACGGCACCGTGGTTATTGCCGGAAAGTACCCGGTGCGCGGCAATCTGGTCGCCATCGACCACGGCGCGGGTCTGATCAGCCTGTACTTTCACCAGAGCAGGGTGCTGGTGAAAGTCGGCGACCGGGTGGTGCGTGGGCAGAAAATCGGGCAGGTCGGCAGCACCGGCCTCAGTGCCGGGCCGCACCTGCACCTCGAAATGCGCGTGCGCGGCGAAGGCACCAACCCGCAGGACTGGCTGGGCCGGTTGTGGCCCCGGTAAGCCGATTTTCGGTTGTCGGGAACGCAGTTCTGGGGTCAACCGGACTTGAGTAAGGTGTAAGGCAGCGTGAGCGCAAACAGCTACTGCATTGCTCCAACCGCACGGTGTTGCTTTCCCGCCCGGTCTGGGGATCGGAACGAGCGTTGATCGATGCCAGGGGGCTGGGCAAGAGATTTTGACCGTCACCCGTCAACCCTCTACCATCACCCTCATGCCCCAGCCCATTCCCACCCTGGACGAACTGAACGCCCGCAATGCAGGTTACCTGCCGGGCCTGATCGGCCTGAAGTTCACGCATGTCGAGCGCACCCTGCTGCGCAGCGAACTGACCCTGCGCCCGGAACTGCTGGCCCCCAACGGGTTCCTGCACGCAGCGGCCATCATTGCCCTGGCGGACACCACCGCCGGGTACGGCACGCGCCTGCTGTTACCAGACGGCGCGAACTTCACCACCATCGAACTGAAAAGTAACCACCTGGGCACCGCCCGCGAAGGCACGATTACCTGCGAGGCCCGCAACGTCCACGCCGGGCGCAGTACCCAGGTCTGGGACGCCGAGGTTCGCAGCCCCGAAGGCAAGATCATCGCCCTGTTCCGCTGTACCCAGGCCGTGCTGTCTCCCAGAAGCGACGAGCGGACGGCCGCTGGCTGATAGCCTGAACCCATGACTGAACCCACCCGATTACAACCCGGTGACGCCTTCCCGGACTTCAGCCTGCCGGACGCGGACGGCACCCTGCACAGCCTGGCGCAGTACGAAGGCAAGTACGTGGTGCTGTACGCCTACCCCAAAGACGACACGCCCGGCTGCACCAAGGAAGCCTGCGATTTCCGCGACAATGCCCTGCTGAAAAGCCACGGCGCGGTGGTGCTGGGTGTCAGCGCCGACGACGCCGGCAGTCACCGGCAATTCGCGGAGAAATTCAGCCTGCCCTTCCCGCTGCTCAGCGACCGTGACGCCGAATTCCTGAAAAGCATCGGCACTTACGGCGAGAAGAACATGTACGGCAAAGTGACCCAGGGCATTAAACGCCAGACGTTCCTGATCGGCCCGGACGGGAAACTGGTGAAAAGCTGG
It encodes the following:
- the dtd gene encoding D-aminoacyl-tRNA deacylase, which gives rise to MRAVLQRVTRATCTVEGQLSGETGPGLLVLLGVAPTDTATTAQQLAAKVAKLRVFGDEHGKMNRSLQDIGGGVLSISQFTLFGDTSRGNRPSFIGAAPPEQARELYGVFNTALRNLGLPVGEGVFGAHMVIDLTNDGPVTLILETN
- a CDS encoding PaaI family thioesterase, which translates into the protein MPQPIPTLDELNARNAGYLPGLIGLKFTHVERTLLRSELTLRPELLAPNGFLHAAAIIALADTTAGYGTRLLLPDGANFTTIELKSNHLGTAREGTITCEARNVHAGRSTQVWDAEVRSPEGKIIALFRCTQAVLSPRSDERTAAG
- a CDS encoding four-helix bundle copper-binding protein → MDTISAMLQTHPNPGRFDLSALAACLSACLECLGCCTLCADACLNEEEHLAHLTKCITLNGQCADVCAATAGVLARAAQGDDEVIRAQLQACVAACRACAQECEAHAQMGMPHCQVCAECCRRCESACQRLLA
- a CDS encoding DUF1844 domain-containing protein translates to MSNAEFVGLVNMLHATAEAALGDLNAATASAARDGLLLEGRARQTAERSLKLLTMLSEKTRGNLDFTEADLLSQAIGSLRERLNALGGH
- a CDS encoding phosphodiester glycosidase family protein; translated protein: MTLGREDLMRFRGFPGTLGRVKVRDWRGGAFLLGLGLLFSGAGLARNVVIGTVVQAAAVDSRVLGGAEMLAVWTLPRLGVSVRNDPLDTRLVYGARELRFSPVTGWVAVGFRGAPPLPAPEALNGSLYVPLVALKALGVRVTKESANTLEFAAPAVVPVQTLGPSPALPAAPSVSTAPSATAAAKPTPVPPRAPVAAPLKGTSPAPATKPAPTPVPAPSAPVAVPPAPPAPAPTSDTPGVTAPTRQPPQPQPPQTQPPQPQPQQPLANLNTVRVSRSIHRNVEVQRVVLELSRATAHTIERQKGGLSIKLGGVSASESTSALSSGDTLTVTPDVGGAVVSLTTGGGTSEIFTLDDPPRVVVDTTTVLDAGVPPPINPENLPDGVTYLNRGLLHLLSFDPASYQPRVVSAPAGRFADLASLVKSVRGVGGVNGGYFDPASALPVDLVVSGGLMTASSLERRATVGFTPAGEAMFGYPKPRYVLRGNFSSLLVNVVGARVRRDLLTAFVGDGRTAVGADDLTTLYVPLNGETIQSAVTGRVVPPAGTLSLTFDPARFPQLPRAAGQALKVELVWRSSDAPWEAAQEALSAGPLLVSGGKVALDPARENFNTNASIWRPTKQVALGTFQGRPTIAFFEYGTPEAFAAALAGVGVRDAVRLDSGSSAGAYLSSGYGTLGGYLNGIWSQNVPNAIVFVPKTTLGGK
- a CDS encoding LysM peptidoglycan-binding domain-containing M23 family metallopeptidase, producing MNPRLLVLAATLLMSVAGAYTVKKGDTLYSIATANRISVQELKRLNQLSGDTISVGQVLRVSAGDPTTPSAPARPAGLAPIITPKPSTTNTGLPEKRLPPPLSAAQLAPTPAGTHLDGVDVSVPASLTMGQAFIMRLSGPNAGNVTVSFPSEVGEDVREPNERLKPIGAAGEYRILGRVVLGKTTPLVYEVKLGDQLVRGRIPVTDLNQSVQHLNLPPKISGVLQDPGRTAEEQLVEAAYARRTPQHWFKPFAPALNTRAVSSSFGQPRTYVAGGPVSYHYGLDYPAPSGTPVLAVNDGTVVIAGKYPVRGNLVAIDHGAGLISLYFHQSRVLVKVGDRVVRGQKIGQVGSTGLSAGPHLHLEMRVRGEGTNPQDWLGRLWPR
- a CDS encoding peroxiredoxin, whose product is MTEPTRLQPGDAFPDFSLPDADGTLHSLAQYEGKYVVLYAYPKDDTPGCTKEACDFRDNALLKSHGAVVLGVSADDAGSHRQFAEKFSLPFPLLSDRDAEFLKSIGTYGEKNMYGKVTQGIKRQTFLIGPDGKLVKSWLAVKVDGHADAVAEAIEKDMKK